A genome region from Sphingorhabdus sp. SMR4y includes the following:
- a CDS encoding SDR family oxidoreductase produces MALVSVVGATGRQGLAQIRQLAAAGHKVRALSRSENPDLGGTNAADECRQIDLTDESTWVPAFEGSDAVFYTHPLQAREDRATMVGKVAAAAKEAGTERFVWNTSSWIPERPGDPFTYGNNTIAVNEIFRSGMPATVFGSVLFMDNLLTNWARPFIVDEKRYVYPHNADLQANWISLDDVGKCMVAAMDRPDFEGSWLNIGGPQRLKPPEVAETLSRVFGHEIKYDPCTPKEFGDYLVKAFGDDVPPENRETMAAGITAFYEYNNNNVTRPFEVDTDFMQQRLPEVEFETLEEWAARQDWSEDAHRPPAG; encoded by the coding sequence ATGGCATTGGTATCAGTCGTGGGCGCAACCGGTCGGCAAGGCCTTGCACAAATACGGCAACTGGCAGCGGCGGGTCACAAGGTTCGCGCCCTGTCGCGCAGTGAAAATCCCGATCTGGGAGGCACCAACGCGGCGGATGAATGCCGCCAGATTGACCTCACCGACGAATCGACCTGGGTCCCGGCCTTTGAAGGTTCGGACGCGGTTTTCTACACCCACCCGCTGCAGGCGCGCGAAGATCGCGCAACGATGGTCGGCAAGGTCGCAGCTGCGGCCAAGGAAGCCGGCACCGAGCGTTTCGTCTGGAACACCTCGAGCTGGATTCCCGAGCGTCCCGGCGACCCTTTCACCTATGGCAACAACACGATCGCAGTGAACGAGATTTTCCGCTCCGGCATGCCGGCCACCGTATTTGGTTCGGTGCTTTTCATGGACAATCTGCTGACCAACTGGGCGCGCCCGTTCATCGTTGACGAAAAACGCTATGTCTATCCGCACAACGCCGATCTTCAGGCCAACTGGATCAGCCTTGACGATGTCGGCAAATGCATGGTCGCCGCAATGGATCGTCCCGACTTTGAAGGGTCGTGGCTCAACATCGGTGGACCACAGCGCCTGAAACCACCAGAAGTAGCGGAAACCCTGTCGCGGGTATTCGGGCATGAAATCAAATATGACCCCTGCACGCCGAAAGAATTTGGTGACTATCTGGTCAAGGCTTTTGGCGATGACGTGCCGCCGGAAAATCGCGAGACCATGGCGGCCGGGATCACCGCATTCTACGAATATAATAACAATAATGTCACTCGGCCTTTTGAAGTCGACACCGATTTCATGCAGCAGCGTCTGCCGGAAGTCGAATTCGAGACGCTGGAAGAATGGGCAGCGCGGCAGGACTGGTCGGAAGACGCACACCGTCCGCCTGCGGGATAA
- a CDS encoding acyclic terpene utilization AtuA family protein: MPDRTIRIGGASGYWGESAMATPQLLGAGVDYLVYDYLAEITMSIMARAHAKDPAAGFAGDFISAVLKPHAKAIAAKGVKVIANAGGVNPASCGEAARALIREQGLDLKVAVITGDNLLGERDAIAAAAPKEMFTGAAFPDKDKIASINAYLGAFPIARALAEGADIVITGRCVDSAVTLGACIYEFGWSASDHDLLASGSLAGHLLECGPQATGGNYTDWEEAGDISNIGYPIGSVAADGSFTISKPEGTGGCVTIGTVSEQMLYEIGDPQAYMLPDVVCDFSQVEIVQTGPDRVRVSQAIGYPAPDHYKTCLTYGEGFRGGTYVSFYGFDAARKAQKFCDNVLVRANAILRGHNLGEYSETSVEIIGAESQFGDYASDHEPREVVAKIAAKHQEAAAIGILLRELTGLGLATPPGLGSFSGARAKPSPVVRLFSYLTPKDAVAVTIDVDGETTAFQDAEGQAFDPAAITRPEPPQTPREPERTVTVPLVRLAWARSGDKGDKANIGVIARDPAYLPYIWAALTPESVAKRFGHFIEGGADAAQIDRYYLPGSHAINFLIDAVLGGGGVASIRNDAQGKGYGQILLAHPVVIPAELAEKLN, from the coding sequence ATGCCGGACAGGACCATCCGGATCGGTGGCGCGAGTGGCTATTGGGGCGAAAGCGCCATGGCCACTCCGCAGCTGCTTGGCGCAGGCGTGGACTATCTCGTCTATGACTATCTCGCCGAGATCACCATGTCGATCATGGCGCGCGCGCATGCCAAGGATCCGGCGGCGGGCTTCGCCGGCGATTTCATCAGCGCCGTCCTGAAACCGCACGCGAAAGCGATTGCCGCAAAGGGCGTGAAGGTCATTGCCAACGCGGGCGGGGTCAATCCTGCATCCTGCGGCGAAGCGGCGCGGGCGCTGATCAGGGAACAGGGTCTCGACCTCAAGGTTGCGGTGATCACCGGCGACAATCTGCTGGGCGAGCGGGATGCCATCGCTGCGGCTGCACCGAAGGAGATGTTCACCGGCGCTGCCTTTCCCGACAAGGACAAGATCGCCAGCATCAACGCCTATCTCGGCGCTTTTCCGATCGCCAGGGCGCTGGCCGAAGGCGCGGATATCGTAATCACCGGCCGCTGCGTCGACAGCGCGGTAACACTGGGCGCCTGTATCTACGAATTCGGCTGGTCCGCGAGCGACCATGATCTGCTGGCCAGCGGCAGTCTGGCAGGCCATCTGCTGGAATGCGGACCGCAGGCGACCGGCGGCAATTATACCGACTGGGAAGAGGCCGGTGACATATCGAATATCGGCTATCCGATCGGATCGGTCGCGGCCGACGGAAGCTTCACCATCAGCAAGCCCGAAGGCACCGGCGGCTGCGTCACCATCGGCACGGTGTCCGAGCAAATGCTCTACGAAATCGGCGATCCACAGGCCTATATGCTGCCCGATGTCGTCTGCGATTTTTCACAGGTCGAGATCGTCCAGACCGGCCCGGACAGGGTCCGCGTGTCCCAGGCAATAGGCTATCCTGCACCCGACCATTACAAGACCTGCCTGACCTATGGCGAAGGCTTTCGCGGCGGGACCTATGTCAGTTTCTACGGCTTTGACGCCGCCCGCAAGGCGCAGAAATTCTGCGACAATGTCTTGGTCCGCGCCAACGCGATTCTGCGCGGCCACAATCTCGGCGAATATAGCGAAACCAGCGTCGAGATCATCGGCGCGGAAAGCCAGTTCGGCGACTATGCCTCCGATCACGAGCCGCGCGAAGTGGTCGCGAAAATCGCCGCCAAGCATCAAGAAGCTGCGGCCATCGGCATCCTGCTCCGCGAGCTGACCGGGCTGGGTCTGGCGACACCGCCAGGCCTGGGCAGCTTTTCCGGCGCGCGGGCAAAGCCATCGCCCGTCGTAAGGCTGTTTTCCTATCTCACGCCGAAAGACGCTGTGGCCGTCACGATCGATGTCGACGGCGAGACAACCGCATTTCAGGACGCCGAAGGTCAGGCCTTCGATCCGGCTGCCATCACCCGCCCGGAACCGCCGCAAACGCCGCGCGAACCGGAAAGAACCGTCACCGTTCCGCTTGTCCGGCTGGCCTGGGCCCGTTCCGGTGACAAGGGCGACAAGGCCAATATCGGCGTGATCGCACGCGATCCGGCCTATCTGCCCTATATCTGGGCGGCTCTCACCCCGGAGTCCGTGGCGAAGCGCTTCGGCCATTTTATAGAAGGTGGCGCCGATGCGGCCCAAATCGACAGATATTATCTGCCCGGCTCCCACGCGATCAATTTTCTGATCGACGCCGTGCTGGGCGGCGGCGGTGTCGCGAGCATCCGCAATGATGCGCAGGGCAAAGGCTATGGCCAGATATTGCTCGCCCATCCGGTTGTCATACCGGCGGAACTCGCCGAAAAACTGAATTGA
- a CDS encoding tetratricopeptide repeat-containing protein, with amino-acid sequence MTTLHQILAIARAGNPARAWALFQSAGWDAHPDDRKALTLKGRLLKDQAKAASGADRARLYGEAAEAYAGAAALERDSYPLINAAALALLAGRPDRAHSLARETLALLDSDPEQGENAYWRAATRAEALLLLDDDTGARAALAEGISKLPRAWEDHAATLGQFAQILAEQGKDAAWLDRHRPPPSLYFSGIIGLDETNPAIAQNIDAIIAREKPGFGFGALAAGADILIAEALHRAGTELHIILPYPVDRFRQVSVAPYGDHWLSRFDTLVAAAARLDALTESPEEDERGIAVAVELADLVAMGQCIRNAAVLTSRPKALTITGRGDEPRRQHLVWTETGHEQFSLSVARKADHDPITAPSDRETRELAAILWVDGLDQDSQLPEAVGAFQTAGDACYRIAANIAETLSLSRSLLQHHADARISLLIDIMDPQRPASSLLEQAGDMARASGGGAILTDYKSAMVLTLEPGGHAIEEIGELQSVRGPLSLWSVA; translated from the coding sequence ATGACCACCCTCCACCAAATCCTCGCCATCGCCCGTGCCGGTAACCCGGCGCGGGCATGGGCCTTGTTTCAGTCCGCTGGCTGGGATGCGCATCCGGATGATCGAAAGGCGCTCACCCTGAAGGGCCGCTTGCTCAAGGATCAGGCGAAGGCTGCGAGCGGTGCAGATCGTGCGCGGCTTTATGGCGAAGCGGCGGAGGCATATGCGGGGGCGGCTGCGCTGGAGCGCGACAGCTATCCGCTGATCAATGCCGCAGCGCTTGCACTGCTGGCAGGCCGGCCGGATCGGGCGCATTCGCTGGCGCGGGAAACGCTGGCGTTGCTAGACAGCGATCCGGAGCAGGGTGAAAATGCCTATTGGCGGGCCGCGACGCGGGCGGAGGCTCTGCTGCTGCTGGACGATGACACTGGTGCGCGTGCGGCGCTGGCCGAGGGAATATCGAAACTTCCCCGGGCCTGGGAGGATCATGCCGCGACCCTTGGCCAGTTTGCACAGATCCTCGCCGAACAGGGCAAGGACGCTGCGTGGCTCGACCGGCATCGTCCACCGCCCAGCCTCTACTTCAGCGGCATTATCGGCCTGGACGAGACGAACCCGGCCATTGCACAGAATATTGACGCGATCATTGCGCGGGAAAAGCCGGGTTTCGGCTTTGGCGCGCTCGCAGCGGGGGCGGATATCCTGATCGCCGAGGCGCTGCATAGGGCAGGCACGGAACTGCATATCATATTGCCTTATCCGGTGGACCGCTTCCGGCAAGTGTCGGTCGCTCCTTATGGCGACCATTGGCTTTCCCGCTTTGATACCCTGGTCGCGGCGGCGGCCCGGCTCGATGCGCTGACGGAATCGCCGGAAGAGGACGAGCGCGGGATTGCGGTTGCGGTCGAACTGGCGGACCTGGTCGCCATGGGGCAATGCATCCGCAATGCCGCGGTGCTGACAAGCCGACCGAAGGCGCTCACCATCACCGGCCGGGGCGATGAACCAAGGCGCCAGCATCTGGTATGGACCGAAACCGGCCACGAGCAATTTTCCCTATCCGTTGCCCGCAAGGCGGACCATGATCCGATCACTGCGCCCTCGGACCGGGAGACCAGAGAGCTGGCCGCTATTCTCTGGGTGGACGGGCTCGACCAGGACTCACAGCTCCCTGAAGCCGTCGGCGCGTTTCAGACTGCTGGCGATGCCTGTTACAGGATTGCTGCCAATATCGCGGAAACGTTGTCGCTCAGCCGCTCTCTGTTGCAGCATCACGCCGATGCCAGAATCAGCCTGCTGATCGATATCATGGATCCGCAAAGGCCTGCGTCCTCTTTGCTGGAACAGGCCGGTGACATGGCGCGCGCGTCGGGCGGCGGCGCGATATTGACCGACTATAAGTCGGCAATGGTGCTGACGCTCGAACCGGGCGGCCACGCGATCGAGGAGATCGGTGAATTGCAGAGCGTGCGCGGACCGCTGTCATTATGGTCCGTCGCCTGA
- a CDS encoding TIGR03084 family metal-binding protein yields the protein MMQEARDFKQESDTLAAVLADAGDDVFATVTQFKGWTIEDVIGHLHVWNAAALMTLQDPDAFKQFLRDMMGAFKTGKGHIDVQYEWLDQHAGGIRGKALFDAYCDYYPELATAYGEADPETRVAWAGPDMTTRSKIIARQMETWSHGQEIFDILGQERQDGDRIRNIAHLGVTTYGWTFRNRRQEPPAPKPFIQLTAPSGAVWEWNDPQDDNVVRGSAVEFSQVVTQTRNIDDTALETIGDTARQWMEVAQCFAGGPETPPAKGTRRIATG from the coding sequence ATGATGCAGGAAGCCCGGGATTTCAAACAGGAAAGCGACACGCTCGCGGCCGTGCTTGCCGATGCCGGTGATGATGTCTTTGCCACCGTTACCCAGTTCAAGGGCTGGACGATAGAAGATGTCATCGGTCACCTTCATGTCTGGAACGCCGCGGCCCTGATGACCCTGCAGGACCCGGACGCCTTCAAGCAATTTCTCCGCGACATGATGGGCGCGTTCAAGACCGGCAAGGGTCATATCGATGTGCAATATGAATGGCTGGACCAGCATGCCGGCGGGATTCGCGGCAAGGCCCTGTTCGACGCCTATTGCGATTATTATCCCGAACTCGCCACCGCTTACGGCGAAGCCGACCCCGAGACCCGCGTCGCCTGGGCCGGGCCGGACATGACCACGCGCTCGAAGATCATCGCCCGCCAGATGGAGACCTGGTCGCACGGACAGGAGATATTCGATATATTGGGACAAGAGCGTCAGGATGGCGACCGCATTCGCAATATCGCGCATCTCGGCGTCACCACCTACGGCTGGACCTTCCGCAATCGCCGTCAGGAGCCGCCGGCTCCCAAGCCGTTCATTCAGCTGACCGCGCCATCGGGCGCCGTCTGGGAATGGAATGACCCGCAAGACGATAATGTCGTTCGCGGCAGCGCGGTGGAATTTTCGCAGGTCGTCACCCAGACCCGCAACATCGATGACACCGCGCTCGAAACTATTGGCGATACTGCCCGGCAGTGGATGGAAGTCGCCCAATGTTTCGCCGGCGGCCCGGAGACACCGCCGGCAAAGGGAACCCGGCGTATCGCCACCGGCTGA
- a CDS encoding Crp/Fnr family transcriptional regulator: MTSSDRIAALAAFFSCSPEEAARVDSATRLVHYRHKAILAHQGDPGAKLWIVLEGRAQLQIIGVDGQTKLLAAHGPGELFGAFPHERIVISDVVAQTGLSVLEIPTAKMTVLLQEEARIGSGLAKILGRQYNAVLDRMAARITLTANGRVYAELLHEAGEKGEIAPPPVIAALALSAQTTRETGSRAINALERRGIIRRDDKRLEILSRGLLEELVI; the protein is encoded by the coding sequence ATGACCAGCAGCGACCGTATCGCCGCCCTCGCCGCGTTTTTCTCCTGCTCACCGGAAGAAGCCGCGAGAGTGGATTCGGCCACCCGGCTGGTGCACTATCGCCACAAGGCTATTCTCGCTCATCAGGGCGATCCCGGAGCCAAGCTTTGGATCGTGCTCGAAGGCCGGGCGCAGTTGCAGATCATCGGTGTGGACGGCCAGACCAAATTGCTCGCCGCCCATGGTCCCGGAGAATTGTTCGGTGCCTTTCCGCACGAGCGGATCGTGATTTCCGATGTCGTGGCCCAGACAGGCCTCTCGGTGCTTGAAATCCCCACCGCAAAAATGACCGTCCTGTTGCAGGAAGAAGCCCGGATCGGCAGCGGCCTGGCCAAGATTCTGGGCCGCCAATATAATGCGGTACTCGACCGGATGGCGGCCCGCATCACCCTGACCGCCAATGGCCGGGTCTATGCCGAGTTGCTGCACGAAGCGGGGGAGAAAGGCGAAATAGCGCCACCGCCCGTGATCGCGGCGCTCGCCTTATCCGCCCAGACAACGCGCGAGACCGGTTCGCGGGCAATCAATGCGCTGGAACGGCGCGGAATCATCCGGCGCGATGACAAAAGGCTGGAAATCCTGTCGCGCGGTCTGCTCGAGGAACTGGTGATCTGA
- a CDS encoding HupE/UreJ family protein, producing the protein MIRWLAVLWACCALAFVPNSARADELRPAYVEMTEQSPGQWSLLWKASTNSRLGQSGQVIIPANCNIEGKRQREFAGSNILTRLDLRCDGSLQGQTVGLKGLELSTTDALVRVAPIDGAMQTLRLTPDQPAAALPKPSIISNVAATYTIIGIEHIVLGFDHLFFVLALVLLLKGGWLVAKTVTAFTVAHSITLVGTTLGWLSLPSQPVEAVIALSIIFLAVEVIKAGPGERRLSERFPWIVAFLFGLLHGFGFAGALAEIGLPEGDVPLALLTFNLGVEIGQLAIVAVALAVLIGLGKFRIQWLHPAKTAMAYGIGIISTYWFIERMIA; encoded by the coding sequence ATGATACGCTGGCTGGCTGTCCTGTGGGCCTGCTGTGCACTTGCTTTCGTCCCGAACAGTGCGCGCGCAGACGAGCTGCGCCCGGCCTATGTCGAGATGACCGAACAGTCACCGGGCCAATGGTCGCTGCTGTGGAAGGCATCGACCAATTCCCGCCTGGGCCAGAGCGGCCAGGTCATCATCCCCGCCAATTGCAATATCGAAGGCAAGCGGCAGCGCGAATTTGCCGGCAGCAATATTCTGACCCGCCTCGATTTGCGCTGTGACGGATCGCTCCAGGGCCAGACCGTCGGCCTGAAAGGGCTCGAGCTTTCGACCACCGACGCTCTGGTTCGTGTTGCGCCGATCGACGGCGCCATGCAGACCCTGCGCCTGACACCGGACCAGCCGGCCGCCGCCCTGCCCAAGCCTTCTATCATTTCCAATGTCGCGGCGACCTATACGATTATCGGGATCGAGCATATCGTGCTCGGCTTCGACCACCTGTTCTTCGTGCTGGCGCTCGTGCTGCTGCTCAAGGGCGGCTGGCTGGTCGCCAAGACCGTCACCGCCTTCACTGTCGCGCATAGCATCACCCTGGTCGGGACAACACTCGGCTGGCTGTCGCTACCCTCGCAGCCGGTAGAGGCGGTCATTGCCCTTTCCATCATCTTTCTCGCGGTCGAGGTGATCAAGGCCGGGCCCGGCGAGCGGCGGCTATCCGAACGTTTCCCGTGGATCGTCGCCTTTCTGTTCGGCCTACTCCACGGCTTCGGCTTCGCCGGAGCGCTCGCGGAAATCGGCCTGCCGGAAGGCGATGTCCCGCTGGCCCTGCTGACCTTCAATCTCGGCGTCGAGATCGGCCAGCTGGCAATTGTTGCCGTGGCTCTGGCGGTATTGATCGGCCTTGGCAAATTTCGGATCCAATGGCTGCATCCGGCAAAGACCGCTATGGCCTATGGCATCGGGATCATTTCCACCTACTGGTTCATAGAGCGCATGATCGCCTGA
- a CDS encoding VOC family protein — MYSHMMVGSNDIDRSKKFYDALFKSVGGPEAMVDPKGRLMYIHNGSIFMVTSPIDGKEATSGNGMTVGFAMESPEQADAWHKAGLEAGGTAIEDPPGVRENPGMNLYLAYLRDPDGNKLCALHQMG, encoded by the coding sequence ATGTACAGTCACATGATGGTCGGATCGAACGATATCGACCGGTCAAAAAAATTCTATGATGCGTTGTTCAAAAGCGTTGGCGGTCCGGAAGCGATGGTCGATCCGAAAGGCCGACTGATGTACATCCACAACGGCAGCATTTTCATGGTTACGTCGCCCATCGATGGCAAGGAAGCCACATCTGGCAATGGCATGACCGTCGGATTTGCAATGGAAAGCCCCGAGCAGGCCGACGCTTGGCACAAGGCCGGTCTGGAAGCCGGTGGCACCGCCATTGAAGACCCTCCGGGTGTCCGCGAAAATCCCGGCATGAACCTCTATCTCGCCTATCTGCGCGATCCGGACGGCAACAAGCTCTGCGCCCTGCACCAGATGGGTTGA
- a CDS encoding SDR family oxidoreductase: MQLQDKIIVITGGASGIGAAMARRFSAEGAKKVICADRDLAGAQAVADEIGGVAIKTDVSLAEDIRHLIETVEADIGPIDLFVSNAGIITSGGVEVEDADWQNIWEINVLSHIQAARILVPKMLARGGGYLLNTASAAGLLAQIGSAPYSVTKHAAVSFAEWLAITHGAEGLKVSVLCPQGVDTPMIAGVDTSTVAKDGIVTPEHVADMCVEAIGDERFLILPHPVVGDYIKQKGADPERWISGMQRWQAMLTEQAS; encoded by the coding sequence ATGCAATTGCAAGACAAGATTATCGTCATCACTGGTGGTGCCAGCGGTATCGGAGCGGCCATGGCCCGCAGATTTTCTGCGGAAGGCGCAAAAAAGGTGATCTGTGCAGACCGCGATCTTGCCGGCGCGCAGGCCGTTGCCGACGAGATCGGCGGTGTGGCGATCAAAACCGATGTGTCCCTGGCCGAAGATATCCGTCATCTGATCGAAACGGTGGAAGCCGATATCGGGCCGATTGACCTGTTCGTTTCCAATGCCGGTATCATCACCAGCGGCGGGGTCGAAGTGGAGGACGCGGACTGGCAGAATATCTGGGAGATCAATGTCCTGTCCCATATCCAGGCGGCACGGATATTGGTGCCGAAAATGCTGGCCCGTGGTGGCGGCTATCTGCTCAACACCGCGTCGGCGGCCGGTCTTCTGGCGCAAATAGGGTCGGCGCCTTATTCGGTGACCAAACATGCTGCGGTCAGTTTTGCCGAATGGCTGGCGATCACCCATGGCGCAGAGGGGCTGAAAGTGTCGGTGCTTTGCCCGCAAGGCGTCGATACGCCAATGATTGCCGGTGTCGACACCTCCACCGTGGCCAAGGACGGCATCGTAACGCCGGAACATGTCGCGGACATGTGCGTCGAAGCGATTGGCGACGAACGATTCCTGATTTTGCCGCATCCCGTCGTCGGCGACTATATCAAGCAGAAAGGGGCTGATCCCGAGCGATGGATTTCCGGCATGCAGCGCTGGCAGGCGATGCTGACCGAACAGGCGTCCTGA